The following coding sequences are from one Triticum aestivum cultivar Chinese Spring chromosome 5A, IWGSC CS RefSeq v2.1, whole genome shotgun sequence window:
- the LOC123102846 gene encoding probable methyltransferase PMT24 — protein MPLFDRDRYQRLPLDVGGGGARRPASSCATATVVLFVGLCLVAAWLMAPTSHVPMGVSPDKAGEDTDVGLTRSVVKGADADMTQTTDKAAKEEDDGPAVQTTEVDQSAETTDADANSATAGKPDGDTVTGAESPSKNLTPSHDSGMTEGGDVAKPEEDPDKNVQNNTEEATTDKGAEDVSTGTNQSGGNNTEQDTEEATTDKGAEESTGTKQSGSNNAKQNTEEATTDKGAEDASTGTNQSGGNNAEQNTEEGTTDKSAEDASTDTNQSGGNNAEQNTEEATTYKSAEDASTGTNQSTEEAPKDTTDTGDQVDKSSGTTETGGQGEKNVEAALTEKKAETEDNITNKNAEETPAYAKEAGDDGMEKNQTAFDDRTGDDAATGAASKNQTFVDKNDRPRNQTSTTVDDTLSEEDGMVLTNSSTTTQGEDERPVTEPVTGGDAETAELLPSGQAELLNETTTAEQDVTFPTQATESTEEKARNSRKKKEHQNNGNVVVVVGESSTEEASYVWKLCNTSAGADYIPCLDNEAAIKGLKSNKHYEHRERHCPSPAPSCLVPLPEGYRQPIPWPESRERIWYNNVPHTKLALYKGHQNWVKVSGDGEHLVFPGGGTQFLNGASHYIDVIQEALPAVAWGTRSRVALDVGCGVASLGGYLFDKDVLAMSFAPKDEHEAQVQFALERGIPAISAVMGTKRLPFPGGAYDLVHCARCRVPWHIEGGKLLLEANRLLRPGGLFVWSATPVYRKDAENVGIWQAMAALTKSMCWEMVTRTSDTVDQTAMVIFKKPSSNECYSKRSRAEPPLCEESDDPNAAWNITLQACMHRVATEAAARGSRWPEQWPERLTAAPYWLNESQVGVYGKPAADDLAADTEHWREAVNSSYLSGMGIEWKNVRNVIDMRSVYGGLAAALRDMKVWVMNIVPVESPDTLPIIYERGLLGMYHDWCESLSTYPRSYDLVHADHLFSKLKYRCKVRLVMAEVDRILRPEGKMIVRDDRDTAEEVERIAKSLHWEVRMAVSNQGERLLCFHKTMWRPTQVQPLV, from the exons ATGCCGTTGTTTGATCGAGATCGCTACCAGAGGCTGCCGCTcgacgtcggcggcggtggcgcccGGCGGCCCGCGTCGTCCTGCGCCACAGCCACGGTCGTCCTCTTCGTGGGGCTCTGCCTCGTCGCCGCGTGGCTGATGGCGCCCACGAGCCACGTCCCGATGGGCGTCTCACCGGACAAGGCCGGGGAGGACACGGACGTCGGCTTGACCCGCAGCGTCGTCAAGGGTGCCGACGCCGACATGACACAGACAACAGACAAGgctgccaaggaggaggacgacggtcCGGCCGTGCAAACGACGGAGGTCGACCAGAGCGCAGAGACGACGGATGCCGATGCCAACAGCGCCACCGCAGGCAAGCCCGACGGCGACACCGTAACCGGGGCCGAGTCGCCGTCCAAGAACCTCACACCCTCTCACGACAGCGGCATGACGGAAGGCGGGGATGTGGCCAAGCCGGAGGAAGACCCCGACAAGAATGTCCAGAATAACACGGAGGAGGCGACGACCGACAAGGGCGCCGAGGATGTGTCGACAGGCACGAACCAGAGCGGCGGCAACAATACCGAGCAGGACACGGAGGAAGCGACGACCGACAAGGGCGCCGAGGAGTCGACAGGAACGAAGCAGAGCGGCAGCAACAACGCCAAGCAGAACACGGAGGAGGCGACGACCGACAAGGGCGCCGAGGATGCGTCGACAGGCACGAACCAGAGCGGCGGCAACAACGCCGAGCAGAACACGGAGGAGGGGACGACCGACAAGAGCGCCGAGGATGCGTCGACAGACACGAACCAGAGTGGTGGCAACAATGCCGAGCAGAACACGGAGGAGGCGACGACCTACAAGAGCGCCGAGGATGCGTCAACAGGCACAAACCAGAGCACGGAGGAGGCACCAAAAGACACGACGGACACCGGTGACCAGGTTGATAAAAGCTCCGGCACTACAGAGACCGGCGGCCAGGGCGAGAAGAACGTCGAGGCGGCGCTGACCGAGAAGAAGGCTGAGACAGAGGATAACATCACCAACAAGAACGCCGAAGAGACGCCGGCCTACGCAAAAGAAGCTGGCGACGACGGTATGGAGAAGAACCAGACGGCCTTCGACGACCGGACCGGCGACGATGCGGCCACCGGCGCTGCATCCAAGAACCAAACGTTCGTCGACAAGAACGACAGACCCAGGAACCAGACATCTACAACTGTAGATGACACACTCTCTGAAGAAGACGGAATGGTTCTAACGAACAGTAGCACCACCACCCAAGGCGAAGACGAGAGGCCAGTGACGGAGCCGGTGACCGGCGGCGACGCAGAAACGGCGGAGCTGCTGCCGAGCgggcaggcggagcttctcaacgAGACGACGACGGCTGAGCAGGACGTCACGTTCCCGACACAGGCGACGGAGTCGACCGAGGAGAAGGCGCGAAAcagcaggaagaagaaggagcaccaGAACAACGGCAATGTGGTGGTCGTCGTCGGCGAGTCGTCGACGGAGGAGGCATCGTACGTGTGGAAGCTGTGCAACACGAGCGCCGGCGCGGACTACATCCCGTGCCTGGACAACGAGGCGGCCATCAAGGGCCTCAAGAGCAACAAGCACTACGAGCACCGCGAGCGGCACTGCCCGTCCCCAGCGCCGTCATGCCTGGTGCCGCTGCCGGAGGGCTACCGGCAGCCGATCCCGTGGCCGGAAAGCCGCGAGAGGATCTGGTACAACAACGTGCCGCACACCAAGCTGGCGCTGTACAAGGGGCACCAAAACTGGGTGAAGGtgtccggcgacggcgagcaccTGGTGTTCCCGGGCGGCGGCACGCAGTTCCTGAACGGCGCGTCGCACTACATCGACGTGATCCAGGAGGCGCTCCCGGCGGTGGCGTGGGGGACGCGCAGCCGCGTGGCGCTTGACGTCGGCTGCGGCGTGGCAAGCTTGGGCGGGTACCTGTTCGACAAGGACGTGCTGGCCATGTCCTTCGCGCCCAAGGACGAGCACGAGGCGCAGGTGCAGTTCGCGCTGGAGCGCGGGATCCCGGCCATCTCGGCTGTGATGGGCACGAAGCGGCTCCCCTTCCCCGGCGGCGCCTACGACTTGGTGCACTGCGCGCGGTGCCGCGTGCCGTGGCACATCGAGGGAGGCAAGCTGCTGCTGGAGGCGAACCGGCTGCTCCGGCCCGGCGGGCTGTTCGTGTGGTCAGCGACGCCGGTGTACCGGAAGGACGCGGAGAACGTGGGGATCTGGCAGGCCATGGCTGCACTGACAAAGTCCATGTGCTGGGAGATGGTGACGAGGACGAGCGACACGGTGGACCAGACCGCCATGGTCATCTTCAAGAAGCCGTCCAGCAACGAGTGCTACAGCAAGAGGAGCCGGGCGGAGCCGCCGCTGTGCGAGGAGTCGGATGACCCCAACGCCGCATG GAACATAACGCTGCAGGCGTGCATGCACAGAGTGGCCACCGAGGCAGCGGCGCGAGGCTCGCGGTGGCCGGAGCAGTGGCCGGAGAGGCTGACGGCGGCGCCCTACTGGCTGAACGAGAGCCAGGTGGGCGTGTACGGCAAGCCCGCGGCGGATGACCTGGCGGCGGACACGGAGCACTGGAGGGAGGCGGTCAACAGCTCCTACCTGAGCGGCATGGGCATCGAGTGGAAGAACGTGAGGAACGTCATCGACATGCGATCCGTCTACGGCGG GTTGGCGGCGGCGCTGCGGGACATGAAGGTGTGGGTGATGAACATCGTGCCGGTGGAGTCGCCGGATACGCTGCCCATCATCTACGAGCGCGGGCTGCTGGGGATGTACCACGACTGGTGCGAGTCCCTGAGCACGTACCCGAGGTCGTACGATCTCGTCCACGCCGACCATCTCTTCTCCAAGCTCAAGTACAGGTGCAAGGTGAGGCTGGTGATGGCGGAGGTGGACCGGATCCTCAGGCCAGAGGGGAAGATGATCGTCCGTGACGACAGGGACACGGCCGAGGAGGTGGAGAGGATCGCCAAATCTCTGCACTGGGAGGTCCGGATGGCCGTGTCAAACCAGGGGGAGAGGCTGCTCTGCTTCCACAAGACCATGTGGCGACCCACCCAAGTCCAACCACTCGTCTAG
- the LOC123102847 gene encoding DEAD-box ATP-dependent RNA helicase 27: MGSAKSSKSSKKRKPVAPPPESDSEQEETVHEAAAADEFNQEEQPQPQQQSDAGDEHHEHDKEVQETGMEKKKKKDKEGSGILTSMLFSELPISELTAKAIREMNYTHLAQIQARSIPHLLEGRDVMGAAKTGSGKTLAFLIPAIELLYNLHFSPRNGTGVIVVCPTRELAIQTHNVAKELMKYHSQTLGYVIGGNGRRTEADQLAKGVNLLVATPGRLLDHLQNTKGFIYKRLKCLIIDEADRILEQNFEEDMKQIFKRLPQNRQTVLFSATQTKEVEDFAKLSFEKNEERKEKPVYISVDDGKSNATVEGLQQGYCVIPSDKRFLVLYAFLKKKQSKKVMVFFSSCSSVKFHAELLNFLQIGCEDIHGRQKQQKRTTTFFNFCKAEKGILLCTNVAARGLDIPDVDYIVQYDPPDEPKDYIHRVGRTARGEKGKGSALLFLLPQELKFLIYLKAAKISLTEYEFNNKNVPNLQSHLENIVGENYFLNQSAKEAYRSYILAYNSHAMKDIFNVHDLDMKAVAASFCFKNPPKVNLDLESSASKRRKTRKVDGGARRHGINAANPYGRKGGDDNRQFARF; the protein is encoded by the exons ATGGGCTCCGCCAAGTCCTCCAAATCCTCCAAGAAGCGGAaacccgtcgccccgccgccagaGTCGGACTCCGAGCAGGAGGAGACGGTCCACGAGGCCGCCGCTGCCGACGAATTCAACCAAGAGgagcagccgcagccgcagcagcagTCGGACGCAGGAGACGAGCACCATGAGCATGACAAGGAGGTGCAGGAGACGGGAatggagaaaaagaagaagaaggacaaggaggGTTCGGGAATCCTCACCAGCATGCTCTTCTCGGAGCTCCCCATCTCCGAGCTCACCGCCAAGGCCATCAGGGAGATGAACTACACCCACCTCGCCCAG ATTCAAGCTCGGTCGATACCTCATCTGCTGGAAGGAAGGGATGTGATGGGAGCTGCCAAGACTGGCTCAGGGAAGACCCTTGCGTTCCTCATACCGGCTATCGAGCTTCTCTATAACCTGCATTTCTCGCCGAGGAATGGCACAGGAGTTATTGTGGTTTGCCCTACAAGGGAGCTTGCCATACAG ACACACAATGTTGCCAAGGAATTGATGAAGTATCACTCACAAACCCTCGGATATGTAATTGGTGGTAATGGCCGGAGAACTGAAGCTGACCAGCTTGCAAAGGGGGTCAATTTGTTAGTAGCTACACCAGGCAGGCTGTTGGATCATCTGCAAAACACCAAGGGTTTCATATATAAGAGACTAAAG TGTCTTATAATTGATGAAGCTGATCGCATTCTTGAGCAGAACTTTGAGGAAGATATGAAACAAATATTTAAACGCCTTCCCCAG AATCGGCAGACAGTTCTTTTTTCTGCGACACAAACTAAAGAG GTTGAAGATTTTGCCAAGTTGTCATTTGAGAAAAACGAAGAAAGGAAAGAAAAACCTGTTTAtatctcagttgatgatggtaaatCAAAT GCTACCGTGGAAGGCTTACAGCAGGGCTATTGTGTCATTCCTAGCGACAAGAGGTTTTTGGTTctgtatgctttcctaaaaaagaaACAGTCTAAGAAGGTCATGGTGTTCTTTTCATCATGTAGCTCAGTAAAGTTCCATGCCGAGCTTCTAAATTTTCTCCAGATAGGGTGCGAAGATATCCATGGGAGACAAAAACAGCAGAAACGAACTACAACATTCTTTAACTTCTGCAAGGCAGAAAAGGGCATCTTATTATGCACTAATGTGGCAGCACGTGGACTTGATATTCCTGATGTG GATTATATTGTGCAATATGACCCTCCAGATGAACCAAAG GATTACATTCACAGAGTTGGTCGTACTGCACGTGGTGAAAAAGGCAAAGGAAGCGCCTTATTGTTCTTGTTGCCGCAAGAACTGAAGTTTCTTATTTACCTGAAG GCAGCCAAGATTTCTCTCACAGAATACGAGTTCAATAATAAGAATGTGCCAAATTTACAATCACACCTT GAGAACATCGTTGGTGAGAATTACTTCCTAAACCAGTCAGCTAAAGAAGCCTACAGATCCTACATCTTGGCATACAACTCACACGCCATGAAGGACATTTTTAATGTTCATGATCTTGATATGAAG GCTGTGGCAGCATCATTCTGTTTTAAGAACCCTCCAAAAGTGAACCTTGACTTGGAGAGCAGCGCTTCTAAACGTCGGAAGACAAGGAAAGTGGATGGTGGGGCGAGGAGGCATGGTATCAATGCCGCAAATCCTTATGGACGGAAGGGCGGTGATGATAACAGGCAATTCGCAAGATTCTAG